The Pseudomonas asiatica genome has a segment encoding these proteins:
- a CDS encoding DUF1329 domain-containing protein: MKDVIQRLDVGPSIGCRGRSLALALAALAACGAVQAAQNDASQLGTKLTPLGAEVAASADGVIPAWATPGKQDTGWSYGQVRGQSWKFKDDKPLYSITAANVAQYAKQLSPGQLELFKKIPDYRMDVYPTRRTCGAPDFVVDNTRKNVGFATLDANGVALQDAHVPGIPFPMPTTGAEVMWNMKMRYRGVGFDMAKTVSGISPRPGGGSWLQTSTDWFMYTPWGQKGSALFSSFDRLEVATYFSYNEPAALAGQAGVVTTKAGEQASTFYYFPGQRRVRRMPSYSYDSPQIGLDNQYTIDESNIFFGPMDRFDWKLVGKQELLVPYNSFGAYDASARIEDVAQQNAFAPQYRRYELHRVWVVEATVRQGMRHQAPKRMFYIDEDSWNGLVAVDYDKQGQIWKVREGYPIPVYETGTCDMEAQVQYNLVDGRYLYDMTSIGVGKKDHRWLTEDAGNPRLKRDFYTSDNLRAISER, from the coding sequence ATGAAAGATGTGATTCAGCGCCTTGATGTTGGACCTTCCATTGGTTGCAGAGGGCGGTCATTGGCCCTGGCGCTTGCGGCGCTGGCCGCTTGCGGCGCAGTGCAGGCTGCGCAGAACGATGCTTCGCAATTGGGAACAAAACTGACCCCCTTGGGCGCTGAGGTTGCCGCCAGCGCCGATGGCGTAATTCCTGCCTGGGCGACGCCTGGCAAGCAGGATACAGGCTGGAGTTATGGGCAGGTGCGTGGGCAATCCTGGAAGTTCAAGGACGACAAGCCGCTCTATAGCATCACCGCGGCCAACGTCGCGCAGTACGCCAAGCAGCTTTCTCCCGGGCAGCTGGAGCTGTTCAAGAAAATTCCCGATTACCGCATGGATGTCTACCCGACCCGACGCACCTGTGGTGCACCGGACTTCGTCGTCGACAATACGCGCAAGAATGTCGGCTTCGCCACGCTCGACGCCAACGGGGTTGCGTTGCAGGACGCTCATGTTCCCGGTATTCCATTCCCCATGCCGACCACGGGCGCCGAAGTCATGTGGAACATGAAGATGCGCTACCGCGGCGTAGGCTTCGACATGGCCAAGACGGTGTCCGGCATTTCACCGCGTCCCGGTGGCGGGAGCTGGTTGCAGACCTCGACCGACTGGTTCATGTACACGCCGTGGGGGCAGAAGGGCAGTGCGCTGTTCTCCTCGTTCGACCGGCTCGAGGTTGCCACCTACTTCTCCTACAACGAGCCGGCTGCACTGGCTGGCCAGGCCGGGGTGGTCACGACCAAGGCCGGCGAGCAGGCGAGCACCTTCTACTACTTCCCCGGCCAGCGCCGGGTGCGTCGCATGCCGTCCTATTCCTATGACTCGCCGCAGATCGGCCTGGATAACCAGTACACCATCGACGAGTCGAACATCTTCTTCGGCCCTATGGACCGCTTCGACTGGAAGCTGGTCGGCAAGCAGGAGCTTCTGGTGCCTTACAACTCGTTCGGTGCTTATGACGCCTCCGCCCGTATCGAGGATGTCGCGCAGCAGAACGCCTTTGCGCCGCAGTATCGCCGCTATGAGCTGCACCGGGTCTGGGTGGTCGAGGCGACCGTACGCCAAGGCATGCGCCACCAGGCGCCCAAGCGTATGTTCTATATCGACGAGGACAGCTGGAACGGCCTGGTGGCGGTCGACTACGACAAGCAGGGGCAGATCTGGAAAGTCCGCGAGGGCTACCCCATCCCCGTCTACGAGACCGGCACCTGCGATATGGAAGCCCAGGTCCAGTACAACCTGGTCGACGGTCGCTACCTCTATGACATGACCTCCATCGGCGTCGGCAAGAAAGACCATCGCTGGCTCACCGAGGATGCCGGCAACCCACGTCTGAAGCGTGACTTCTACACCTCGGACAACCTGCGTGCCATCAGCGAACGTTGA